From a region of the Zingiber officinale cultivar Zhangliang chromosome 10B, Zo_v1.1, whole genome shotgun sequence genome:
- the LOC122028582 gene encoding ras-related protein RABH1b-like yields MVPDLRPRPRRVHPLQCALALRQSQHAGPGKADPSFCLQEESTHGRRRHQLAHQSLLQVRQHRRRGEGVRRDTVGQERFRSLIPSYIRDSSVAVIAYDVANRQSFLNTLKWIEEVRTERGSDVIIVLVGNKTDLVDKRQVSIEEGEGKAQELGVMFIKTSAKAGFNIKALFRKIVAALPGMETFLLHVA; encoded by the exons ATGGTTCCAGACCTCCGCCCTCGACCCCGACGAGTTCACCCTCTCCAATGCGCTCTCGCTCTCCGCCAATCTCAGCACGCTGGACCAGGGAAGGCAGATCCAAGCTTTTGTCTTCAAGAAGAATCTACCCATGGACGTCGCCGCCACCAACTCGCTCATCAATCTCTACTTCAAGTGCGGCAGCATCGCCGACGCGGAGAAGGTGTTCGACG GGACACTGTTGGACAAGAGAGATTTAGGAGCCTCATCCCAAGTTATATTCGTGACTCATCAGTTGCAGTGATtgcttatgatgttgcaa ATCGTCAGTCTTTCTTAAATACTTTAAAATGGATTGAAGAGGTTCGAACGGAGAGGGGAAGTGATGTTATTATTGTCCTTGTTGGGAACAAAACTGACTTGGTCGACAAGAG GCAAGTCTCcatagaagaaggagaaggtaaAGCGCAAGAGCTCGGTGTCATGTTTATTAAAACAAGCGCAAAAGCTGGCTTCAATATAAAG GCTCTCTTTCGAAAGATTGTGGCTGCCTTGCCCGGGATGGAAACCTTTCTCCTCCAtgttgcttag